A portion of the Gossypium arboreum isolate Shixiya-1 chromosome 8, ASM2569848v2, whole genome shotgun sequence genome contains these proteins:
- the LOC108468420 gene encoding phospholipase A1-Ibeta2, chloroplastic-like: protein MHIGINSTLPAPNLHVFQPRRASFMCNNSTLNPVVFSSAAPSSTRQHLSNLEKLLQKTNQTDPEGVVKGCSKGSAETKGKVLLEGLNLSRIWPEMSAADDMSPRNLIRLQRLLSKTMEYSPRNNLGSRWREYHGCYDWSGLLDPLDENLRREVVRYGEFVQAAYHCFHSNPAMSADEAPLPRHVSLPERSYKVTKSLYATSSVGLPQWVDDVAPNLGWMTQRSSWMGFVAVCDDKREIQRMGRRDIVIALRGTATCLEWTENFRAQLVEISESDNPTQKVGRGFLSLHKTPGAHVPSLAESVVDEVQRLTEMFKGENLSITITGHSLGAALSLLVADEISSCAPQVPPIAVFSFGGPRVGNKGFADRLNEKNIKVLRIVNNQDLITKVPGVFIDEGFKQDPDKPKEEQRNESFARVFNMLENNNPWAYSHVGTELKVDTKMSPYLKPNADVACCHDLEAYLHLVDGFLSMECPFRSNAKRSLAKLIDNQKSNVKQLYTHEALSLNLERRDSFSISMISCLPSPSR, encoded by the coding sequence ATGCACATCGGAATAAACTCGACTCTTCCCGCTCCAAACTTGCACGTCTTTCAACCCAGACGTGCAAGCTTCATGTGCAACAACTCAACTCTAAACCCAGTTGTTTTTTCATCAGCAGCACCATCGTCGACTCGGCAGCACCTATCCAACCTTGAGAAACTCCTCCAGAAAACAAACCAAACCGACCCAGAAGGAGTTGTGAAAGGATGCAGTAAAGGGTCGGCGGAGACTAAAGGTAAGGTTTTACTGGAAGGGCTTAATCTTTCGAGGATTTGGCCTGAAATGAGTGCCGCTGACGACATGTCTCCGCGTAATTTAATTAGGCTTCAGCGGCTTTTATCCAAAACCATGGAATATTCTCCAAGGAACAATCTCGGCTCTCGTTGGAGAGAGTATCACGGTTGCTATGATTGGTCTGGTTTGCTCGACCCGCTCGATGAGAATCTAAGGCGAGAAGTGGTCCGATATGGGGAATTTGTTCAGGCTGCTTACCATTGTTTCCATTCTAATCCCGCCATGTCAGCCGACGAGGCTCCCTTACCGAGACATGTGTCGTTGCCTGAACGGTCTTACAAGGTGACCAAGAGCCTTTATGCAACCTCATCGGTCGGTTTGCCGCAATGGGTGGACGACGTGGCTCCCAACCTTGGGTGGATGACTCAACGGTCTAGTTGGATGGGGTTCGTAGCGGTTTGTGATGATAAGAGGGAGATTCAACGCATGGGAAGGAGGGATATTGTCATTGCCTTACGAGGAACCGCTACGTGCTTGGAATGGACCGAGAATTTTAGGGCTCAACTGGTAGAGATCTCTGAATCCGATAACCCGACCCAAAAGGTTGGACGTGGATTCTTGAGCTTGCACAAAACACCCGGAGCTCACGTCCCTAGCTTGGCTGAATCAGTGGTTGATGAAGTGCAAAGGTTAACTGAAATGTTCAAAGGAGAAAACCTTAGCATTACAATCACTGGGCATAGCCTTGGTGCGGCACTGTCTCTTTTAGTTGCCGATGAAATAAGTTCATGTGCGCCTCAAGTGCCCCCGATCGCTGTGTTTTCCTTTGGAGGACCTCGAGTAGGTAATAAAGGTTTTGCAGATCGACTTAATGAGAAAAACATTAAGGTGTTACGAATAGTAAACAATCAAGATTTAATCACAAAAGTTCCAGGTGTATTCATTGACGAAGGATTCAAACAAGATCCAGATAAACCTAAAGAAGAACAAAGAAATGAAAGTTTTGCTAGAGTGTTCAACATGCTTGAAAACAACAATCCATGGGCATACTCCCATGTCGGTACAGAACTAAAGGTTGACACTAAAATGTCGCCTTATCTAAAACCAAATGCTGACGTGGCATGTTGTCATGATTTGGAAGCTTACCTACACCTGGTGGATGGATTCCTATCAATGGAATGCCCCTTTAGATCAAATGCGAAGAGAAGTTTAGCTAAATTGATtgacaaccaaaaatcaaatgtGAAACAATTGTACACTCACGAAGCCTTGAGCTTGAACCTTGAAAGAAGGGATAGCTTTAGCATCTCTATGATTAGTTGTTTGCCTAGTCCCTCTCGATGA